atctattttattattgctttttcccacatcataaagttctattttatttttgagctcatacagacctaggttaatgtttttctgatcagttttattttttgattgtggagtttttaaacattgcaatggagatttcacctgtgtaaagcttcaaggcctttactattgtcttatgtgttgtatgttatgtgtgcacacttctgttttgtgttgtatgtctgtatgtgcgtatttccatatatcatatatgaggagcgctcatgtatatatggatccaaattttttttttattattcacgtgattttaatggtttaatttaaattgggtaaacagctgttgaggattgttttaatatgtgtacaaataagcaggttaacagatctgtttgtttactttcacctttccttttcattatatttagtaattctgttcaggataatgtaaattgttcaaaaaattgttttattagtacctgttggaatgttacataatttttttttagcagcattgtcagaattcctatcttcatcccagtgccggtgaagacaaagatgaaaccaaactacagtttcttcgatagttatcacaacaaactgtataaactgatgcatcaatgaataataactcaacaagtaatgctcattcaaggagtcaatttattttgggaggaaatggacatattgatagattcctccgctttgaactgcttgcagaacttgcctggactatgtatcacttgtatgcattgtgatctatctgttgatgcagcgaattatggtagtgctggagtatctttgctgatgtgtcaccagtgatgcaatttttcctaaggagccatcaattggcttggtgtcgtggcatttctgtatcctcctcccttctactattgatggtctaattttgggggccaacagaggtgaggcaaagaacctcacccccccccccactggtgcataggcctatccacaagtatggctatatgctggactggtagtcagtgacgggtatgatccaattgcagtggtatcaacctaagacaggaggctgatgcctagaggtcagttcatccgatgacgggtaagagccatatgttgaattggacaaacctaacaggcatggtccctagccacattgcttgttgcttaattaaacagaaggggggagatgctaagagccacagccaagtaatatgatgcatggcatttttggttgaaaggtgacgccagcaagccattgagatgatatgattatgtttagatctgcattcatatggatattggactcctgctgtccacctcggcctgctatgggactcctggagagttcccattggttggggaagtgcggtaggagggaattccggaggagggacttcctgttggggtccaggAGAACGCTGCGTGGGTCAGTCGGCAATCTGGCCGGGAGcgtacggggcattggcggcagtttcaaaaataaagtttattcctgcttgagtggctcgtgatttgtgcccagccagactgcggcaatatacATATAGGAATACATCAcactccaaatacagtcacagtTATGTGTATTTagaatgtactaataaaaattaaataatagaataaaatttaaaaaccttccAGAGTTGAGAATTTTGGAGGAAATTTGCAGATTTATGACTAGTGTTTCAAATTCCTTAGCCTCATCAGATTTcctacattttttcatgtatttaagtTAAAAAACACTTTTTCTGCTGGGCGCCATggcgcatgcctgaaatcccagtggcttgggaaactgaggcaggaggatcacaagttcaaattcagTCTCAGCaatgagacactaagcaactcagtgagaccctgtctctaaataaaatacaaaatagggctgggtataggcttagtggttgagtgcccctgagttcattccccggtaccaaaaaacagacaaaaaaacccccaaaaaacaaaacaaaaaaacgcCACTTTTTCTGgagaagagaaactgagaatcttttgaactccaatggaaagaattctttaactttttaccaagaatttcaaaaattatttttctgtttaattttgacCATAATGTGAGGTACTAGaaaacttcagggacactatatGTCCACAGaatagaaactctactgcctcagagccatactgttagatgggtagacacacaaactacatgaaaaagcaagggaacaaatcgcCCTAAGCCAACCGAGATACCCCAGTGACAGAATCCATTgataccacagtggaagaaatgtcagagaagcagtttagaatgtacatagttaaactgacaTGCAAACTAAAGGACAGcataaggaatgaaatcagagagaaaatacaggaagtgaaagatcacttcaataaagaggcagagattctgggggggaaaaaaagcaaaatgaaggaaacaataaactaaattaaaaattcaatggaaagtatcaccaacaaactagatcacttggaagacagaacctcaggcaatgaaaacacaatatataatcttgaaaatagagtcgatcacagagagaagatggtaagaaaccatgaatagaaattccaagaattatgggataacatgatagaccaaatttaagatttatcagacTAGATGAAGGTgtagagatacaaaccaaatgaataaacaatactttcaatgaaataatatcagaaaaatattcagatctaaagaatgaaatggaaaatcaaatacaagaccccaatgtacaaaattacaacagatccacaccaaggcacattataatgagaatgcctaacatacagaataaggatagaattttaaaggcagtaagagaaaaatatcagattatgtaTAGAGGGGAACAAAtgtggatctcagctgatttctcaacccagggggaaaaaaaagtgaaaaccagcaaagggaggaactacactaaaggattagtcaataaaaggagaaactaattcaaattaaaaaccagaaataaaccacGATGActgggaatataaatcatatctcaaaaataaccttgaatgttaatggcctaaactcatcaattaaaagacatagactagcagattggattaaaaaacaagacccaataataCGCTGTCTCCAAGacactcacctcataggcaaagacatccacagactgaaggtgaaagaatgggaaaaaagcaccactcacatggattgcataaacaagcaggggtttctatcctcataccagataaagtggacttcaagccaaagttagtcagaagggacaaagaaggagatttcatactgcttaatggaattatacatcaacaagacataaaatcataaatatttatacccaaacaatggagcatctatgtacatccaACAAACCCTTattaatttcaagaataaaatagacaacaACACAAAAATACTGGGTAAATTTAACATAACTCTGTCAGCACTGGATAGATCCTcagaacaaaaactaaataaagaagcggTAGAAGTAAAAGatacaattgataatttagacttaattgacatatatagaatatttcatccatcaatgactgaacaCACTTCACAGCAGCACATAGATCTttctctaatatagaccatgTTATGTAAGTTATCACATATGTTGACATGGAACTGTAATAGTACCTTAATATACTTTTAGCTTCAGtagggttattttgatagctccctttccattgatattaatttttgtgttcttgcttttttcttgattagactttttttttaaatcaaatcttagctgtattatttcttctctatttcatagGCAGTAGGAaactatatatttgaaaataattttatggggctgtggctgtggctcagcagtagagcattcgcctagcatgtgcgaggcgctgggttctacctcagctccacataaaaatacataaataaaataaaggtattttgtccaactacaattaaataatatttttaaaagaaaagaaaataatttttgcaatTCTGGTCTCTTTTTTTTATGCGAAGATAACCTCaacattttattatcttcataataaaacaaacaatgaaGCTAAGAACTGGATCACTTGGCCCTTTCTCTTCTTATCTCCTCCCAGTTCAAAATGCTTGCATCTCTTAATAGCCAGCATTCTCTTAGATCTGCAATTAGGCTCAACACACTCAAGCCTCAGCACAATCTTCTTTGTAGTTTTAGCCTTTTTCCTGAAAATTGGCTTAGTCTGTCCACCATAGCCACTCTGTTTCCTGTCATACTGCCGCTTTCCCTGTGCATACAGAGAATCCTTGCCCTTCTTGTACTGTGTCACTTTATGGGGTTGGTGTTCATCACATTTCTTACAGAACGTCTGGCGGGTCTTAGGAATGTTCACCATGTTTGTGAAAGCATTAtcggcaaggaaaaaaaaaactgaccactTTATAATACAAGTTATAATtgttcatctgagtactgtttcatcccagagatcctgatattttaagcttttattattatttagttcaaagcacttttatttacttttcttatgCCTTCTTCCTTGACCTATGAGATATTTCtaagtgtgccatttaattttgaagtaattGTCATGTGGGGGTCTGGTTCTATATCT
This Marmota flaviventris isolate mMarFla1 chromosome 8, mMarFla1.hap1, whole genome shotgun sequence DNA region includes the following protein-coding sequences:
- the LOC114091388 gene encoding large ribosomal subunit protein eL42-like, producing MVNIPKTRQTFCKKCDEHQPHKVTQYKKGKDSLYAQGKRQYDRKQSGYGGQTKPIFRKKAKTTKKIVLRLECVEPNCRSKRMLAIKRCKHFELGGDKKRKGQVIQFLASLFVLL